The Montipora foliosa isolate CH-2021 chromosome 14, ASM3666993v2, whole genome shotgun sequence genome window below encodes:
- the LOC137985093 gene encoding ribosome biogenesis protein SLX9 homolog: MGKIRRNRQKLHLQAVKPVNEKKEEDFLKPNESSLAAIFPTAGLFGAGSVSTETGVRKTRKPQQSKKDRRKERHDNFLKKLHAGRKLDEEIKKAKKRAQTPVVGDMQPLLSSLPTIPTLELTKMQKETKNRGQLDGRPKGKKLSKKARQALQASEIARFQQVLQHPAYQANPLAAISEHIKNAVQRERENQT, translated from the exons ATGGGGAAGATTCGAAGGAATCGGCAGAAGTTACATCTTCAAGCCGTGAAACCGGTGAATGAAAAGAAGGAAGAAGATTTCTTGAAGCCAAATGAG tccagCCTTGCTGCTATATTTCCGACAGCTGGACTGTTTGGCGCAGGGAGTGTTTCCACGGAAACAGGTGTCCGCAAAACACGGAAACCCCAACAGAGTAAGAAGGACAGGAGGAAAGAACGACATGATAATTTCTTGAAAA AGTTGCATGCAGGACGAAAGCTTgacgaagaaattaaaaaagccaAGAAGAGAGCTCAAACACCAGTGGTCGGCGACATGCAACCTTTGTTGTCATCTTTGCCGACAATTCCAACACTGGAACTtacaaaaatgcagaaagaaacaaaaaacag AGGACAACTAGACGGAAGACCAAAAGGGAAAAAGTTGAGCAAGAAGGCTCGACAAGCTCTGCA GGCCAGCGAAATCGCTCGTTTCCAGCAAGTTCTACAGCACCCGGCGTACCAGGCGAATCCTCTTGCGGCTATCTCGGAACATATTAAGAATGCAGTTCAAAGAGAACGTGAAAATCAGACGTAG
- the LOC137985090 gene encoding MAGUK p55 subfamily member 4-like → MSTLPSTLFGDPSFERLLTCLVEIRHKLDDREDDFLLLSNYFQSKDFRRLVQVPGSVNSSPDRISSVDEDFGAPEYESSKPAVDIAQEVVDDVLPCSLSDIEAQELQHILKKPHVKGFLQAHDSVAAGDITSNTTQGEVENIVMANEDDVTLEKPENKVTTLITESHQKEGCDKVDGDDDSEDDDDSEDDDDDDDQVCHVRDSDEDLRETGDRADESFNESEVDSDNNLYNLSHDKPSFSDTKNVPVIVSEVQIHVDNEASFGVNEKSPRKNLSVTGDKVSTAQTHFSDNGFDNEIQQIERTDMGALVSSKDTLQETRNAVKDDSVKNGPKDVSNEIDIEYEGDEFGREGISQTSNVVNNGKVGGPVVTMAVNNAKTVRLFRNAKETLGITVKAVKNTDNNVRIVVARILRGGLADKFGALHVDDEILEINGKRIQGMTPNEVADIMDGITGNVDIKIISMRKDRKLAQETKVSLRAFFDYNPLQDPLIPCKEVGVAFGTGDILHVVNMDDGKWWQARKDGCSHDKAGLIPSKDFQEKRQQLDRISTASNLYAQKEKNGKRTFPFFRKTSNDSNKILCNFLQDVKVDGWPVYEPVAKYLEMPQKRRLLLLIGAPGVGRNELKKMLLTNSPQRFNTTVPHTSRHMRSHETDGKEYFFVSRQTMENFIQKKKLIEFGEYKGCLYGTSKDSITRAMKIGKTCVLKVQPEVMLLLRTSEFKPFCIFVKPPSLKELRASRPTLQGKAKPTSNKPQMRTFKEEELQEMVSASRDLEDTYGKLFDLTVVNKDIDEAYNSILRALERLEREEQWVPVEWVQTS, encoded by the exons ATGTCAACTCTACCCAGTACTTTATTTGGAGACCCGT CTTTTGAGAGACTTTTAACATGCTTGGTGGAGATTCGACACAAGCTCGACGATCGAGAGGATGATTTTTTGTTGCTGTCCAACTATTTCCAAAGTAAAGACTTCCGCAGACTTGTCCAG GTTCCTGGTTCTGTCAATTCTTCCCCTGATCGGATTTCAAGTGTCGATGAGGATTTTGGGGCACCAGAATATGAAAGCAGCAAGCCAGCGGTCGACATCGCACAAGAG GTTGTGGACGACGTTCTTCCCTGTTCTCTTTCCGACATAGAGGCACAAGAACTGCAGCACATTCTCAAGAAACCACACGTAAAG GGCTTCTTGCAAGCTCACGATTCGGTAGCAGCAGGAGATATCACCTCAAATACAACTCAAGGAGAAGTAGAGAATATTGTGATGGCCAATGAAGATGATGTGACACTTGAGAAACCCGAGAATAAAGTCACAACTCTAATTACCGAAAGCCATCAAAAGGAAGGCTGCGATAAAGtggatggtgatgatgattcggaagatgatgatgattcggaagatgatgatgacgatgatgatcaaGTTTGTCATGTTAGAGACAGTGATGAGGATCTAAGAGAAACGGGAGACAGGGCTGATGAATCTTTTAACGAGAGTGAAGTTGATAGTGATAATAACCTGTACAATTTGTCTCACGACAAACCATCCTTCTCTGACACCAAAAATGTGCCAGTGATAGTTTCCGAAGTGCAAATACATGTCGACAATGAAGCATCCTTTGGTGTGAATGAAAAATCTCCCCGTAAAAATCTGTCTGTAACAGGCGACAAGGTCTCAACCGCTCAGACACATTTCAGTGATAACGGTTTTGATAACGAAATACAACAAATAGAGAGGACAGACATGGGCGCTTTAGTTTCTAGCAAAGACACTCTACAAGAAACGAGAAACGCCGTTAAAGACGACAGTGTGAAAAATGGTCCAAAAGATGTTTCCAACGAAATTGATATTGAATACGAAGGCGATGAATTTGGAAGGGAAGGAATATCCCAAACCTCTAATGTGGTAAACAATGGAAAGGTTGGGGGACCTGTGGTGACGATGGCTGTAAATAATGCAAAGACAGTTAGACTTTTCAGGAATGCTAAAGAAACTTTG GGAATTACAGTAAAGGCGGTGAAGAATACTGACAATAACGTGAGAATAGTGGTAGCAAGAATTCTAAGAGGAGGTCTTGCCGATAAATTTG GAGCTCTGCATGTTGATGATGAAATCTTGGAAATAAATGGAAAACGAATTCAGGGAATGACCCCTAACGAGGTGGCAGATATCATG GACGGCATAACAGGAAATGTTGACATCAAGATTATTTCAATGAGGAAAGACAGGAAACTCGCCCAAGAAACCAAG GTGAGCTTGAGAGCTTTCTTTGACTACAATCCTCTACAAGATCCTCTGATCCCCTGTAAGGAGGTGGGCGTGGCATTTGGCACCGGTGATATTCTACACGTCGTTAATATGGATGATGGCAAATGGTGGCAG GCCAGAAAAGATGGCTGCAGTCACGATAAAGCGGGCCTTATTCCGAGCAAAGATTTTCAAGAAAA gAGACAACAGTTGGACAGAATTTCTACTGCAAGCAATCTTTAcgcacaaaaggaaaaaaatg gAAAACGTACATTTCCATTTTTCAGGAAAACATCAAACGATTCAAATAAAATTCTCTGCAATTTCCTTCAAG ATGTTAAAGTGGATGGCTGGCCCGTCTACGAACCTGTCGCTAAATATCTGGAAATGCCACAAAAAAGACGACTGCTGTTGCTAATAG GGGCACCTGGAGTGGGACGAAACGAGCTGAAGAAGATGCTGCTCACTAACAGTCCTCAAAGATTTAACACGACTGTTCCTC ATACTTCAAGACATATGAGGAGTCACGAAACAGATGGCAAGGAATACTTCTTCGTATCAAGGCAAACCAtggaaaatttcattcaaaagaaaaaattgataGAGTTTGGTGAATACAAAGGGTGTCTTTACGGAACGTCAAAAGACTCTATCACACGAGCCATGAAAATAGGAAAGACGTGTGTTCTAAAAGTTCAACCAGAG GTCATGTTGTTGCTAAGAACGTCAGAATTCAAACCGTTCTGCATCTTCGTCAAACCGCCTTCTTTAAAGGAGCTTCGTGCATCGAGACCGACCTTGCAAGGGAAAGCCAAGCCAACCTCAAACAAACCACAGATGAGAACATTTAAG GAAGAGGAATTGCAAGAGATGGTCAGCGCATCGAGAGACCTTGAAGATACCTATGGAAAGTTGTTTGACCTTACAGTGGTCAATAAGGACATCGATGAAGCTTACAATAGTATTTTAAGAGCACTGGAAAGACTCGAGCGAGAAGAGCAGTGGGTACCGGTGGAATGGGTGCAAACATCCTAA
- the LOC137985091 gene encoding myotubularin-related protein 12-like isoform X2 → MKKMAVLLSESPLSDDGYPEPSLLPGEIVVAKAINVLRFQTMADRKSGISGVLYATNFRLSFLTRSPIGKTQLNSVFQSNPDLSEAAEMYSDMQRELYIPQTCITDIFYYSSSTAEGSKVKKVRPGSRTSSKVHSLEICCKDFRVVRFGLKFTPKKDHVKMVNAIAHYQAPSSLILLFAFPYSIDQNVQDDNAKGQQSTVPTFRSLPDWLSELERLSVDDTWRVATVNGKFQTCPSLPEMFVVLESLSDSDINRMSLHYIDSRLPTWCWSHPITGVPMLCSGAGRPESIFLEKEETSFFRALSLLPCNTEHKEVKVVDLMKICPSIQELQQSFLKVKELCVMETSKEFWSIDSNWLTSLETSKWLNYIRLSLVAAMDVVESIAVNHSPVVIRETGGRDFVLVVGSLAQLILDSYYRTIRGFQTLIQKMWVVGGHQFLQRCNHVKKPVEENEKEDAGESPVFLHFIDCVYQLTQQFPSAFEFSETYLHALLDTLHACMFDTFLFDCEKQRDELCKTELNGKPMASLWDFVAEQLADSKNSEPYLNPLFEFQKSLSDKDVANGTSTESYLKVNMLAPAVKFWSGRYLRWIPVVHVSTGMGENSSLHFQQMILVNELRILRHRLAVNKYEQSPRKKNPTDNNETLVYDGSDTELGNFSFDLETSKLLTPSLPFIGDLSLSKYCSGDMLTNGATDSAVDVGEF, encoded by the exons ATGAAGAAAATGGCTGTTTTGCTTAGCGAGTCGCCGTTATCAGATGATGGCTACCCTGAACCATCATTGCTACCTGGTGAGATTGTTGTCGCCAAAGCCATAAACGTGCTGAGATTCCAGACAATGGCAGACAGAAAATCTGGGATTTCGGGAGTGCTCTATGCAACAAACTTTCGCCTGTCTTTTTTAACAAGGAGTCCCATTGGTAAAACACAACTCAATTCAGTGTTTCAATCCAATCCAGACTTATCAGAAGCTGCAGAAATGTATTCAGATATGCAAAGAGAGTTGTACATCCCGCAGACTTGTATAACAGACATCTTCTATTACTCCAGCTCAACTGCTGAGGGGTCAAAAGTAAAGAAAGTGCGTCCAGGGTCTCGGACGTCATCAAAAGTTCATTCACTTGAAATTTGCTGCAAGGACTTCAGAGTGGTGAGGTTTGGGTTGAAGTTCACCCCCAAAAAAGATCATGTCAAAATGGTGAATGCAATTGCACATTACCAGGCACCAAGCTCTCTTATACTACTATTTGCATTCCCATACAGTATTGATCAAAATGTGCAAGACGACAATGCTAAAGGTCAACAGAGTACCGTACCAACATTCAGAAGCCTTCCTGACTGGTTGAGCGAGTTAGAAAGACTCAGCGTTGATGACACATGGCGAGTGGCAACTGTAAATGGCAAGTTTCAAACCTGTCCTTCTCTGCCGGAAATGTTTGTTGTTCTGGAGTCATTGTCAGACTCAGACATCAACAGGATGTCACTGCATTACATTGATTCACGTCTTCCTACCTGGTGCTGGAGTCATCCGATAACTGGAGTACCCATGCTGTGTAGCGGAGCTGGAAG acCCGAAAGCATATTCTTGGAGAAGGAAGAAACCTCATTTTTTAGAGCACTATCATTATTACCCTGCAACACCGAACACAAAGAAGTGAAGGTAGttgatttaatgaaaatttgtcCATCAATACAAGAGCTGCAACAGAGCTTTCTTAAGGTGAAGGAACTGTGTGTGATGGAGACAAGTAAGGAATTCTGGAGTATCGACTCTAACTGGTTGACCAGTTTGGAGACATCAAA GTGGTTGAATTACATAAGACTGTCACTTGTGGCTGCGATGGATGTGGTGGAGTCTATTGCTGTTAATCATTCTCCTGTGGTCATTAGAGAAACAGGAGGTCGAGATTTTGTGTTAGTTGTTGGAAGTCTGGCACAGTTAATTCTGGACTCTTATTACCGAACAATCCGAGGCTTTCAAACACTGATTCAAAAGATGTGGGTCGTTGGAGGTCACCAGTTTCTTCAACGCTGTAACCATGTTAAGAAACCAGTGGAGGAAAATGAGAAGGAAGATGCTGGAGAATCTccagtttttcttcattttatcgATTGTGTATATCAGTTGACGCAGCAGTTTCCATCCGCGTTTGAATTTTCAGAGACATATCTCCATGCTTTGCTGGACACACTGCATGCTTGCATGTTCGATACTTTCTTATTCGACTGCGAGAAGCAGAGAGATGAATTATGCAAGACAGAGCTCAATGGAAAGCCCATGGCATCGTTGTGGGACTTTGTTGCAGAGCAGCTGGCAGATTCTAAAAACTCAGAGCCATATCTTAATCCTTTGTTTGAGTTTCAAAAGTCTTTGAGCGACAAAGATGTGGCAAATGGAACAAGCACAGAGTCCTACCTCAAAGTGAACATGCTGGCTCCTGCCGTTAAGTTCTGGTCAGGTCGTTATCTGCGATGGATTCCTGTAGTTCATGTCAGCACTGGTATGGGTGAAAACTCATCACTGCATTTTCAGCAGATGATCTTAGTCAACGAGCTTAGAATTTTGCGACATCGTCTGGCAGTCAACAAGTATGAACAAAGTCCCAGAAAGAAGAACCCCACTGACAATAACGAAACACTTGTATACGATGGCTCAGATACTGAGTTGGGTAATTTCAGCTTCGACTTAGAAACAAGCAAGCTTCTTACTCCAAGCTTGCCATTTATTGGTGACCTCTCACTGAGCAAGTATTGCTCTGGGGACATGTTAACCAATGGTGCCACAGACTCTGCAGTGGATGTCGGCGAATTCTGA
- the LOC137985091 gene encoding myotubularin-related protein 12-like isoform X1: protein MEQVMKKMAVLLSESPLSDDGYPEPSLLPGEIVVAKAINVLRFQTMADRKSGISGVLYATNFRLSFLTRSPIGKTQLNSVFQSNPDLSEAAEMYSDMQRELYIPQTCITDIFYYSSSTAEGSKVKKVRPGSRTSSKVHSLEICCKDFRVVRFGLKFTPKKDHVKMVNAIAHYQAPSSLILLFAFPYSIDQNVQDDNAKGQQSTVPTFRSLPDWLSELERLSVDDTWRVATVNGKFQTCPSLPEMFVVLESLSDSDINRMSLHYIDSRLPTWCWSHPITGVPMLCSGAGRPESIFLEKEETSFFRALSLLPCNTEHKEVKVVDLMKICPSIQELQQSFLKVKELCVMETSKEFWSIDSNWLTSLETSKWLNYIRLSLVAAMDVVESIAVNHSPVVIRETGGRDFVLVVGSLAQLILDSYYRTIRGFQTLIQKMWVVGGHQFLQRCNHVKKPVEENEKEDAGESPVFLHFIDCVYQLTQQFPSAFEFSETYLHALLDTLHACMFDTFLFDCEKQRDELCKTELNGKPMASLWDFVAEQLADSKNSEPYLNPLFEFQKSLSDKDVANGTSTESYLKVNMLAPAVKFWSGRYLRWIPVVHVSTGMGENSSLHFQQMILVNELRILRHRLAVNKYEQSPRKKNPTDNNETLVYDGSDTELGNFSFDLETSKLLTPSLPFIGDLSLSKYCSGDMLTNGATDSAVDVGEF, encoded by the exons ATG GAACAAGTGATGAAGAAAATGGCTGTTTTGCTTAGCGAGTCGCCGTTATCAGATGATGGCTACCCTGAACCATCATTGCTACCTGGTGAGATTGTTGTCGCCAAAGCCATAAACGTGCTGAGATTCCAGACAATGGCAGACAGAAAATCTGGGATTTCGGGAGTGCTCTATGCAACAAACTTTCGCCTGTCTTTTTTAACAAGGAGTCCCATTGGTAAAACACAACTCAATTCAGTGTTTCAATCCAATCCAGACTTATCAGAAGCTGCAGAAATGTATTCAGATATGCAAAGAGAGTTGTACATCCCGCAGACTTGTATAACAGACATCTTCTATTACTCCAGCTCAACTGCTGAGGGGTCAAAAGTAAAGAAAGTGCGTCCAGGGTCTCGGACGTCATCAAAAGTTCATTCACTTGAAATTTGCTGCAAGGACTTCAGAGTGGTGAGGTTTGGGTTGAAGTTCACCCCCAAAAAAGATCATGTCAAAATGGTGAATGCAATTGCACATTACCAGGCACCAAGCTCTCTTATACTACTATTTGCATTCCCATACAGTATTGATCAAAATGTGCAAGACGACAATGCTAAAGGTCAACAGAGTACCGTACCAACATTCAGAAGCCTTCCTGACTGGTTGAGCGAGTTAGAAAGACTCAGCGTTGATGACACATGGCGAGTGGCAACTGTAAATGGCAAGTTTCAAACCTGTCCTTCTCTGCCGGAAATGTTTGTTGTTCTGGAGTCATTGTCAGACTCAGACATCAACAGGATGTCACTGCATTACATTGATTCACGTCTTCCTACCTGGTGCTGGAGTCATCCGATAACTGGAGTACCCATGCTGTGTAGCGGAGCTGGAAG acCCGAAAGCATATTCTTGGAGAAGGAAGAAACCTCATTTTTTAGAGCACTATCATTATTACCCTGCAACACCGAACACAAAGAAGTGAAGGTAGttgatttaatgaaaatttgtcCATCAATACAAGAGCTGCAACAGAGCTTTCTTAAGGTGAAGGAACTGTGTGTGATGGAGACAAGTAAGGAATTCTGGAGTATCGACTCTAACTGGTTGACCAGTTTGGAGACATCAAA GTGGTTGAATTACATAAGACTGTCACTTGTGGCTGCGATGGATGTGGTGGAGTCTATTGCTGTTAATCATTCTCCTGTGGTCATTAGAGAAACAGGAGGTCGAGATTTTGTGTTAGTTGTTGGAAGTCTGGCACAGTTAATTCTGGACTCTTATTACCGAACAATCCGAGGCTTTCAAACACTGATTCAAAAGATGTGGGTCGTTGGAGGTCACCAGTTTCTTCAACGCTGTAACCATGTTAAGAAACCAGTGGAGGAAAATGAGAAGGAAGATGCTGGAGAATCTccagtttttcttcattttatcgATTGTGTATATCAGTTGACGCAGCAGTTTCCATCCGCGTTTGAATTTTCAGAGACATATCTCCATGCTTTGCTGGACACACTGCATGCTTGCATGTTCGATACTTTCTTATTCGACTGCGAGAAGCAGAGAGATGAATTATGCAAGACAGAGCTCAATGGAAAGCCCATGGCATCGTTGTGGGACTTTGTTGCAGAGCAGCTGGCAGATTCTAAAAACTCAGAGCCATATCTTAATCCTTTGTTTGAGTTTCAAAAGTCTTTGAGCGACAAAGATGTGGCAAATGGAACAAGCACAGAGTCCTACCTCAAAGTGAACATGCTGGCTCCTGCCGTTAAGTTCTGGTCAGGTCGTTATCTGCGATGGATTCCTGTAGTTCATGTCAGCACTGGTATGGGTGAAAACTCATCACTGCATTTTCAGCAGATGATCTTAGTCAACGAGCTTAGAATTTTGCGACATCGTCTGGCAGTCAACAAGTATGAACAAAGTCCCAGAAAGAAGAACCCCACTGACAATAACGAAACACTTGTATACGATGGCTCAGATACTGAGTTGGGTAATTTCAGCTTCGACTTAGAAACAAGCAAGCTTCTTACTCCAAGCTTGCCATTTATTGGTGACCTCTCACTGAGCAAGTATTGCTCTGGGGACATGTTAACCAATGGTGCCACAGACTCTGCAGTGGATGTCGGCGAATTCTGA